In Hasllibacter sp. MH4015, the following proteins share a genomic window:
- a CDS encoding FAD-dependent monooxygenase: MQYHLDGYRSGDPAVHPADERVEAARGDVDVLIVGCGPAGLTLAAQLAAFPDITTCIVDQKDGPLEVGQADGIACRSMEMFAAFGFADRVMKEAYWVNEVAFWRPDAEGKLHRADRIQDVEDDLSEMPHVILNQARVHDFYLEVMENAPTRLRPDYGRRLVALRRDNHATHPLEATFDVAGSAPTTIRARYVVGCDGARSAVRKSLGLALEGEAARQLWGVMDVLAVTDFPDFRLKAAIQSAGDGSILLIPREGGYMARLYIELDELHGDERAADRGVNADMLIAKARAILAPYRFDVSEVAWWSAYEIGQRVCARFDDAKAGQEPRIFIAGDACHTHSPKAGQGMNVSMADAFNLGWKLASVLRGQSDPALLRTYSEERQAKAQELIDFDRDMARLFSAKPKDADEAAQFQQYFKKHGRYTAGVETRYAPSILTGGTTHQHLAKGLVVGKRFHSAPVVRMADAKPMQLGHILKADGRWRVVVFAGADDRGAPGGSIARLCDWLEQGENSPLRRVTQDGADIDSVVDVRAVFQQGHRDLTPTDMPSLLVPTKGIFGLVDYEKVFCADPAHDIFDMRGIDRQNGALIVVRPDQFVAHVLVLSDHDALSAVFDAVLRPAGKENPDT, from the coding sequence ATGCAATATCATCTTGACGGCTACCGCTCGGGCGATCCTGCGGTCCATCCTGCGGATGAGAGGGTCGAGGCCGCGCGTGGCGATGTGGACGTGCTGATCGTCGGGTGCGGTCCCGCCGGTCTGACGCTTGCCGCGCAGCTGGCCGCGTTTCCTGACATCACGACATGCATCGTGGACCAAAAGGATGGCCCGCTGGAGGTCGGGCAAGCCGACGGGATCGCGTGCCGTTCGATGGAGATGTTCGCAGCCTTCGGCTTCGCCGATCGCGTGATGAAGGAGGCGTATTGGGTCAACGAGGTGGCATTCTGGCGCCCGGATGCAGAGGGAAAACTGCACCGCGCCGACCGAATCCAGGATGTAGAGGACGACCTGTCGGAGATGCCGCACGTCATCCTCAACCAGGCGCGGGTGCACGATTTCTACCTGGAGGTGATGGAGAATGCGCCAACCCGCCTGCGACCCGACTACGGGCGCCGATTGGTGGCGCTGAGGCGGGACAACCACGCGACCCATCCGCTTGAAGCCACGTTCGACGTTGCGGGAAGCGCGCCCACGACGATCCGCGCCCGGTACGTGGTGGGCTGCGACGGTGCGCGGAGTGCCGTGCGAAAATCCCTTGGCCTGGCCCTGGAGGGAGAGGCCGCGCGGCAGCTTTGGGGCGTCATGGATGTGCTTGCCGTGACGGATTTTCCCGATTTCCGCCTGAAAGCCGCGATCCAGTCCGCCGGTGACGGCAGCATCCTCCTCATCCCGCGAGAGGGCGGGTACATGGCGCGGCTCTATATCGAACTCGACGAATTGCATGGCGATGAACGGGCCGCGGACCGGGGTGTGAATGCGGATATGTTGATCGCGAAGGCGCGTGCCATCCTTGCGCCGTATCGCTTTGACGTGAGCGAGGTGGCGTGGTGGTCGGCCTATGAGATCGGTCAACGGGTCTGCGCACGTTTCGATGACGCCAAAGCGGGACAGGAGCCGCGGATTTTCATTGCGGGCGATGCCTGCCACACCCACAGCCCCAAGGCGGGGCAAGGGATGAACGTCTCCATGGCGGATGCCTTCAACCTCGGCTGGAAACTGGCGTCTGTTTTGCGCGGCCAGTCCGATCCGGCGCTTCTGCGGACGTATTCGGAGGAACGGCAGGCCAAGGCACAGGAGTTGATTGATTTCGACCGCGACATGGCGCGCCTGTTCAGTGCCAAGCCGAAGGATGCAGACGAAGCGGCGCAGTTTCAACAATACTTCAAGAAACATGGCCGCTACACGGCGGGGGTGGAAACACGCTACGCGCCGTCGATCCTGACGGGTGGGACGACGCATCAGCATCTGGCCAAAGGGTTGGTGGTGGGCAAGCGGTTTCACTCCGCCCCCGTTGTCCGCATGGCCGACGCCAAGCCTATGCAACTGGGCCATATACTGAAAGCCGACGGGCGTTGGCGCGTGGTCGTCTTCGCCGGGGCGGATGATCGGGGCGCGCCGGGCGGTTCGATCGCGCGTCTGTGCGATTGGCTTGAACAGGGAGAGAACAGCCCCTTGCGGCGGGTGACACAAGACGGCGCCGATATCGACAGCGTCGTGGACGTCCGCGCCGTGTTTCAGCAGGGCCACCGCGACCTGACGCCCACCGACATGCCCTCGTTGCTGGTTCCGACGAAGGGAATATTCGGGTTGGTGGATTACGAGAAGGTGTTCTGCGCCGATCCGGCGCATGACATCTTCGATATGCGTGGGATTGACCGGCAAAACGGGGCCTTGATCGTCGTACGCCCGGATCAATTCGTGGCTCATGTCCTGGTTCTGTCGGACCATGACGCGCTGTCCGCGGTATTCGATGCGGTTTTGCGCCCGGCCGGCAAAGAGAATCCCGACACCTGA
- a CDS encoding alpha/beta fold hydrolase has protein sequence MAQPRLKSNAGLTYLEREGSGPRIVFLHGIGSNAMSFAPLFEVLPGDLHLLAWNAPGYLGSDPLPSPWPIADDYAARLATFLDALGFGRVNLVGHSLGTLMAAAFARDFPDRVQSLTLAAAANGYGVPRGGTLPDKACARLEDLARLGPQAFAMARGANLVHDPENNADIVGHVTDAMSRIEPHGYGQAVRMLASGDLPGNLAHVPARPRFIIGAQDRITPRTQTDAAAAAWANAHGAHPEITEIEGAGHAVYLQQPDAFCAALLTTLSAATAQTREGA, from the coding sequence ATGGCTCAGCCAAGGCTCAAATCCAACGCTGGCTTGACGTATCTGGAGCGGGAAGGCTCTGGACCACGAATTGTCTTTCTGCACGGTATCGGGTCGAACGCGATGTCGTTTGCGCCGTTGTTCGAGGTGTTGCCGGGCGATCTGCATCTTTTGGCTTGGAACGCGCCGGGATATCTGGGGTCCGACCCGCTGCCGTCCCCGTGGCCGATCGCAGACGATTATGCGGCGCGTCTTGCGACCTTTCTCGATGCCCTTGGGTTCGGGCGCGTGAACCTCGTCGGCCATTCCCTTGGCACCTTGATGGCCGCCGCCTTCGCGCGAGATTTTCCCGACCGGGTCCAAAGCCTCACCCTCGCCGCCGCTGCGAACGGATACGGGGTGCCTCGGGGCGGCACGCTGCCCGACAAGGCCTGCGCGCGTCTGGAGGATCTGGCACGGCTCGGGCCGCAGGCATTCGCCATGGCGCGCGGCGCAAACCTTGTCCACGATCCTGAAAACAATGCCGATATCGTCGGGCATGTCACCGACGCAATGTCCCGGATCGAGCCGCATGGCTACGGGCAGGCCGTGCGCATGTTGGCCTCCGGCGATCTTCCGGGGAACCTGGCCCATGTTCCCGCTCGACCGCGTTTCATCATCGGGGCTCAGGATCGGATCACGCCGCGAACCCAGACGGACGCAGCCGCTGCGGCTTGGGCGAACGCTCACGGCGCACATCCCGAGATCACCGAAATCGAAGGGGCGGGCCACGCCGTCTACCTGCAACAGCCCGATGCGTTCTGTGCCGCACTTTTGACCACTTTATCAGCCGCCACCGCCCAAACCCGAGAGGGAGCTTGA
- a CDS encoding VOC family protein has translation MTDDIRLDHLRGIVMRAPGISATTPFYTEQWGLNVAHAEDGITYLHGTGAQPFIYGLKDDTTYGIEYIHFGMPDRAGVDALFRHLQNKGADLRSAPSDLDGPFGGYGFEVADPDHRRLRISADVALRQADDVHAYPRKISHVVLNSPDMDGVQKWYEEMLGFRTSDYSADQMVFLRCGSDHHAIALVRSQYPSVNHVAFEMPGIDSFMRGIGRMKQKGQVPSWGPGRHGPGNNPFAYFVSPSGFVIEFTSEVQQIDEATHEPKVWSREDPEAMDQWMTAGPPTPAQRAVMAGRPDPGFPKGE, from the coding sequence ATGACAGACGATATCAGACTGGACCACCTGCGTGGGATCGTGATGCGCGCGCCCGGAATTTCTGCGACGACCCCGTTCTACACCGAACAATGGGGCCTGAATGTCGCCCACGCGGAGGATGGGATCACCTACCTCCACGGGACGGGGGCGCAGCCTTTCATCTACGGTTTGAAGGACGACACGACCTACGGGATTGAATACATCCATTTCGGAATGCCGGACCGTGCGGGCGTCGATGCGCTTTTCCGTCACTTGCAGAACAAGGGTGCCGACCTGCGGTCGGCACCCAGTGATCTGGACGGTCCCTTCGGCGGCTACGGATTCGAGGTTGCCGATCCGGACCACCGCCGCCTGCGGATCAGCGCTGATGTCGCGTTGCGGCAGGCGGACGATGTCCACGCCTACCCGCGCAAGATCAGCCATGTGGTGTTGAACTCCCCCGATATGGACGGGGTTCAGAAATGGTACGAGGAGATGTTGGGTTTCCGCACCAGCGACTATTCCGCCGACCAGATGGTGTTCCTGCGCTGCGGCAGCGATCATCACGCCATCGCCCTTGTGCGGTCGCAATACCCGTCCGTGAACCATGTGGCCTTCGAGATGCCGGGCATCGACAGTTTCATGCGCGGCATCGGCCGGATGAAGCAAAAGGGGCAGGTGCCCAGTTGGGGGCCGGGGCGGCATGGGCCAGGCAACAACCCGTTCGCCTATTTCGTCTCTCCCTCCGGTTTCGTCATCGAGTTCACGTCCGAGGTACAGCAGATTGACGAGGCGACCCACGAACCCAAAGTCTGGTCGCGCGAGGACCCGGAGGCGATGGATCAATGGATGACCGCCGGGCCGCCGACGCCCGCACAACGTGCGGTCATGGCCGGACGGCCCGATCCGGGCTTCCCGAAGGGCGAATGA
- a CDS encoding SDR family oxidoreductase: MDLGLKDRVVVVTGGSSGIGLAAVRVFLEDGARVAFCARGIERLEVVAAELADEFGADRVLARAFSVLDADAVAGFAGDVQATFGGCDALVTNAGQGRVSTFEDTSDADWREELELKFFSQLHPIRAFQAMLRESEAGAIVAVNSLLALQPEPHMVCTSAARAGLQNLLKSLATELAPHIRVNSILLGLVDSAQWQRRFDARDDPSQSRDEWYDALARTKKIPLGRLGQPSEPARAIAFLASPAASYITGAKLEISGGVSRFA; the protein is encoded by the coding sequence ATGGATCTGGGATTGAAAGACCGCGTCGTTGTGGTGACCGGCGGCTCTTCGGGGATCGGATTGGCGGCTGTGCGCGTGTTTCTGGAGGACGGCGCGCGGGTGGCGTTCTGCGCGCGCGGGATCGAACGGCTGGAGGTCGTCGCAGCGGAGCTGGCCGATGAATTTGGCGCGGACCGGGTACTGGCGCGGGCCTTTTCGGTTCTCGACGCGGACGCCGTCGCCGGTTTCGCCGGAGACGTGCAGGCGACGTTTGGCGGCTGCGATGCGCTGGTGACAAATGCGGGGCAGGGGCGCGTCTCTACCTTTGAGGATACCAGTGATGCGGATTGGCGCGAGGAGCTGGAGTTGAAATTCTTCAGCCAACTCCACCCCATTCGCGCGTTTCAGGCGATGTTGCGCGAAAGCGAAGCAGGCGCCATCGTGGCGGTCAATTCGCTCCTTGCCCTGCAACCGGAGCCGCACATGGTCTGTACGTCCGCCGCCCGGGCCGGTTTGCAGAACCTGCTGAAGTCGTTGGCGACGGAACTTGCCCCGCATATCCGCGTGAATTCCATCTTGCTTGGCCTTGTCGATAGCGCGCAGTGGCAACGCCGCTTTGATGCGCGGGACGATCCATCGCAATCGCGGGATGAATGGTATGACGCGCTTGCGCGGACCAAGAAGATCCCCCTTGGCCGCCTTGGCCAGCCGAGTGAACCCGCGCGCGCCATCGCCTTCCTCGCCTCTCCGGCGGCCAGCTACATCACCGGTGCTAAACTCGAAATCTCCGGCGGCGTTTCGCGCTTTGCCTGA
- a CDS encoding thiamine pyrophosphate-binding protein, with the protein MSQNVGHQIAEALADAGVTTMFGVISIHNMPILDAVAEQGRIRFIPARGEAGAMNMADAFSRVSGQLGVALTSTGTAAGNAAGAQAEALTAGSRVLHLTTQIDRPYMDRDRAAIHDVPKQPEMLRGVSKAVYRIWDENGVLGTLAAAIRAAMTPPTGPVSLEVPVDVQRVPAVSGMKLTPPKPALPPLNDAALDALAEKVKSAKRPMIWLGGGARGAAAEALELVERGFGAVSSTQGRGVVPESHKGTLGAFNMTPEAEGIFKNADLMIVVGSRLRGNETRNNKMPLPRPLYQIDMEPTQGGRNYPVDGFIFGYAAASLRGLLDRLPDTLNTDPQLHYDIAVARAKSEGALRGRLGPYQVVADHLLSVVPQGNHPWVRDVTISNSTFGNRYVQVAASHLGVHALGGGIGQGIAMAIGAAAGAEARTIALVGDGGAQLGIAELITAVDQDLSITFVLMNDAAYGVIENIQDAQYDGRRHYSKLKTPDFKILCQSIDMPHVSVSAIEDFPKVFDGTLSASGPVLVEVDMNAIGPFAESFAGPPAGAAGGKT; encoded by the coding sequence ATGTCCCAAAATGTTGGCCACCAGATCGCCGAGGCGCTTGCCGATGCGGGCGTCACCACGATGTTCGGCGTGATTTCCATCCACAACATGCCCATTCTGGATGCAGTGGCCGAACAGGGGCGCATTCGCTTCATCCCCGCGCGGGGGGAGGCGGGTGCGATGAACATGGCCGATGCATTCAGCCGGGTGTCGGGGCAATTGGGCGTGGCCCTGACCTCTACCGGGACGGCGGCGGGTAATGCGGCGGGTGCGCAGGCGGAGGCGTTGACCGCAGGCAGCCGCGTGCTGCACCTGACCACCCAGATCGACCGCCCTTACATGGACCGGGACCGGGCGGCGATCCACGACGTGCCGAAGCAGCCGGAGATGCTGCGCGGCGTGTCGAAGGCGGTCTATCGCATCTGGGATGAGAACGGCGTGCTTGGCACCCTGGCCGCCGCGATCCGTGCCGCGATGACGCCGCCCACCGGTCCGGTCAGCCTTGAGGTTCCGGTGGATGTGCAGCGCGTACCGGCCGTTTCAGGCATGAAACTGACGCCACCAAAGCCTGCATTGCCGCCGCTCAATGACGCGGCGCTGGATGCGCTGGCTGAAAAGGTGAAATCCGCCAAGCGCCCGATGATCTGGCTTGGCGGGGGCGCGCGGGGCGCGGCGGCCGAGGCGTTGGAGCTGGTGGAGCGTGGCTTTGGCGCGGTCAGCTCGACCCAGGGCCGCGGCGTCGTGCCGGAAAGCCACAAGGGCACGCTTGGCGCGTTCAACATGACGCCCGAGGCGGAAGGGATCTTCAAGAACGCCGATCTGATGATCGTCGTCGGCTCTCGCCTGCGGGGGAACGAGACGCGAAACAACAAGATGCCGCTGCCCAGACCGCTCTACCAGATCGACATGGAGCCGACCCAGGGCGGGCGCAATTATCCGGTCGACGGGTTCATCTTCGGTTACGCAGCCGCGAGCTTGCGCGGCTTGTTGGATCGGTTGCCGGATACGCTCAACACCGATCCGCAATTGCACTATGACATCGCGGTTGCGCGCGCGAAGTCCGAAGGCGCGCTGCGAGGGCGGCTCGGTCCCTATCAAGTCGTCGCCGATCACCTCCTGTCCGTGGTCCCTCAAGGCAATCACCCTTGGGTGCGCGATGTGACCATTTCCAATTCGACCTTCGGCAACCGCTACGTTCAGGTCGCGGCGTCCCATTTGGGGGTCCACGCGCTTGGCGGCGGGATCGGGCAGGGGATCGCCATGGCCATCGGCGCTGCGGCGGGCGCGGAGGCGCGGACCATTGCTTTGGTGGGCGACGGCGGCGCACAGCTTGGCATCGCGGAATTGATCACAGCGGTAGATCAGGATTTGTCGATTACCTTCGTCCTGATGAATGACGCGGCTTATGGCGTGATCGAGAACATTCAGGATGCACAATATGATGGTCGCAGACACTATTCCAAGCTGAAGACGCCCGACTTCAAGATCCTCTGCCAATCCATTGATATGCCGCATGTTTCGGTGTCGGCGATCGAGGATTTTCCGAAGGTGTTCGACGGCACGCTTTCCGCTTCCGGCCCCGTGTTGGTCGAGGTCGACATGAATGCCATCGGCCCCTTCGCGGAGTCCTTTGCCGGACCGCCCGCGGGTGCTGCCGGGGGTAAGACATGA
- a CDS encoding aspartate dehydrogenase, translated as MSLGHIAIIGFGAIGRDLVDILAQNGPPSRLSLLVREALVAEIEAEVGKAITVTSDLETLLASAPDVVVECAGHGAVAAHGAAILSHGTDLVVASAGALADAGLAAALEAAARGSGAQCVVPSGAIGGIDALGAARLSGLTQVAYTGTKPPAAWAGTPAQDVTDLRTLTEPFTFFEGTAREAAQLYPKNANVAATLALAGLGMDRTEVHLVADPTTSENTHTFAVTSAALDFSMRLVGKPSPRNPKTSRSTVYSIARAVLNRSAAIAI; from the coding sequence ATGAGCCTTGGCCATATCGCAATCATTGGGTTCGGGGCCATCGGGCGGGATTTGGTAGACATCCTCGCCCAAAACGGTCCGCCTTCGCGCCTGTCGCTTCTGGTGCGGGAGGCGCTCGTGGCGGAGATTGAGGCGGAGGTCGGGAAAGCGATCACCGTGACCTCCGATCTGGAAACGCTTCTGGCCAGCGCGCCGGATGTTGTTGTGGAATGCGCGGGCCACGGGGCGGTCGCGGCCCATGGTGCGGCGATCCTGTCCCACGGCACTGATCTGGTCGTGGCCTCCGCGGGGGCCTTGGCCGATGCCGGTCTTGCCGCGGCGTTGGAGGCGGCGGCGCGTGGCTCGGGTGCCCAATGCGTTGTGCCGTCTGGTGCCATCGGTGGGATCGACGCGCTTGGCGCGGCGCGGCTGTCGGGGCTGACGCAAGTAGCCTATACAGGCACGAAACCACCCGCGGCATGGGCCGGAACTCCGGCGCAAGATGTGACGGACCTCCGAACCCTGACCGAGCCATTCACCTTCTTCGAAGGCACCGCGCGGGAGGCCGCGCAGTTGTATCCCAAGAATGCCAATGTCGCGGCCACTTTGGCGCTGGCGGGCCTTGGCATGGACCGGACGGAGGTCCATCTGGTGGCCGATCCGACGACGTCCGAGAACACGCACACCTTCGCCGTCACCTCGGCGGCGCTCGATTTCTCGATGCGCCTGGTCGGCAAACCCTCACCCCGCAATCCCAAGACCTCCCGTTCCACCGTCTACAGCATCGCGCGCGCCGTTCTGAACCGAAGCGCCGCGATCGCCATCTGA
- a CDS encoding aldehyde dehydrogenase, whose translation MDQTFRDDLIFVGGQWQRGRGAPIASHFAADGALNTTITGASAQDVEDAIDRAKAAQPAWGALKPHERASVLLRISDGIAANIERIAWVQSRDTSKTLTETRALATSAAGTFRYFAAVAETADELLTVPRGDYTTSSIHEPLGLVAAITPWNSPIASDAQKIAPALAAGNAVLLKPASWSPLVSLELARIAEDAGLPSGLLSVLPGSGREVGNLLVEHPDIAKVSFTGGTDTGRRLAHAAADKLMPVSLELGGKSPTIVFSDCDTNLAIAGILFGIFSSSGQSCIAGSRLFVERSIYEDFVARLVTATEALRVGHPFDPATQVSSLVHPDHRASVEQYVEIARGEGGEVLCGGARAEDPALQAGAFYLPTIIAGLDNTAQTCREEIFGPVLVVLPFEDEADVIAQSNDNQYGLACGIWSNDHRRCQRVAKAIRAGTVWVNTYKQFSISTPFGGDGASGMGREKGRAGLRAYQRQKSIYEDMSGQPHPWARWP comes from the coding sequence ATGGACCAGACCTTTCGCGACGACCTGATTTTTGTGGGCGGCCAGTGGCAACGGGGACGCGGCGCACCGATTGCGTCTCACTTCGCGGCGGATGGTGCGCTGAACACCACGATCACAGGTGCATCGGCGCAGGATGTGGAAGACGCGATCGACCGCGCGAAGGCAGCGCAACCGGCCTGGGGGGCGCTGAAGCCCCATGAACGGGCGAGTGTTCTTCTGCGCATATCCGACGGGATCGCGGCGAATATCGAGAGGATCGCGTGGGTGCAGAGCCGCGACACCTCCAAGACGCTGACGGAGACACGGGCGCTTGCGACCTCCGCCGCTGGGACATTCCGGTATTTCGCGGCGGTGGCGGAGACGGCGGACGAATTGCTGACCGTGCCGCGCGGGGACTACACGACCTCGTCAATTCACGAACCGCTCGGCCTCGTGGCGGCGATCACGCCCTGGAATTCGCCCATCGCCTCCGACGCGCAGAAGATCGCCCCGGCCCTGGCGGCGGGAAATGCCGTCTTGCTGAAACCCGCCAGCTGGTCGCCGCTTGTCAGTCTGGAACTTGCCCGGATCGCGGAGGACGCGGGGTTGCCCTCCGGCCTTCTGTCGGTCTTGCCCGGATCGGGGCGGGAGGTCGGTAACCTGCTTGTGGAGCATCCCGATATCGCCAAGGTCTCCTTCACCGGGGGGACGGATACCGGGCGCCGTCTGGCCCATGCCGCGGCAGACAAGCTGATGCCGGTGTCGTTGGAACTTGGGGGCAAATCGCCCACCATCGTTTTTTCCGATTGCGACACGAATCTGGCCATCGCGGGCATCCTGTTCGGTATTTTCTCGTCCTCCGGGCAAAGCTGCATCGCAGGCTCGCGCCTGTTCGTGGAGCGGTCGATCTATGAGGATTTCGTCGCGCGATTGGTGACGGCGACGGAGGCCCTGCGGGTCGGGCATCCGTTCGATCCGGCCACGCAGGTCTCGTCCCTCGTCCATCCCGATCACCGCGCAAGCGTGGAGCAATATGTGGAGATCGCGCGCGGGGAGGGGGGAGAGGTGCTGTGTGGCGGCGCGCGTGCCGAAGATCCGGCGCTGCAAGCCGGTGCGTTTTACCTGCCCACGATCATCGCGGGCCTCGACAACACGGCGCAGACCTGCCGGGAGGAAATTTTCGGCCCGGTCCTTGTCGTGCTGCCGTTCGAGGACGAGGCAGACGTGATCGCGCAATCCAACGACAACCAATATGGTCTGGCATGCGGGATCTGGTCAAATGACCACCGCCGATGCCAGCGCGTCGCGAAGGCCATTCGCGCAGGGACCGTTTGGGTGAACACCTACAAGCAATTCTCCATCTCAACCCCGTTCGGTGGCGATGGGGCCAGCGGCATGGGTCGTGAGAAGGGGCGCGCGGGACTACGCGCCTACCAGCGGCAGAAATCCATCTACGAGGATATGTCGGGTCAGCCGCATCCGTGGGCCAGATGGCCCTAG
- a CDS encoding IclR family transcriptional regulator: MTEAPSPTGYSVPPVERALKLLRYIGEGERARNLSVVSRDLGINRTTLIRLIHTLLDHRMIEELGDGAGYRLGAGMVSLGAQAIHSRDFVQVCQPVLRNLCRDTGMSAHLGVLEGRDIIYLGREAPNSHLVSNVRTGSRLLAHASSIGRAILAEFPDATLRQLFAGDEPEQATEKTPETIEAIIAQAHRDKAAGFAWSEGNYEPGIGSCAAAIFDHTGQAIAGLNVSGPEARFTGNDVALSDAVLTAARTASAELGYLDG; this comes from the coding sequence ATGACCGAAGCACCGTCCCCGACAGGCTATTCCGTTCCACCGGTTGAACGTGCCCTGAAGCTCCTGCGCTACATCGGGGAAGGCGAACGCGCCCGGAACCTGTCGGTCGTGTCCCGGGATCTGGGCATCAACCGCACCACCCTGATCCGCCTGATCCACACGCTTCTGGATCACCGTATGATCGAGGAATTGGGCGACGGCGCGGGATATCGGCTTGGCGCCGGAATGGTCAGCCTCGGCGCGCAAGCCATCCACAGCCGGGATTTCGTCCAGGTCTGCCAACCGGTCCTGCGCAACCTCTGCCGCGACACCGGCATGTCCGCCCATCTGGGTGTGCTGGAGGGGCGCGACATCATCTATCTGGGACGGGAGGCTCCGAACTCGCACCTTGTCAGCAACGTGCGGACCGGCTCGCGGCTTCTGGCCCATGCCTCCTCCATCGGGCGCGCGATCCTCGCGGAATTCCCCGACGCGACCCTGCGCCAACTCTTCGCCGGAGATGAGCCGGAACAGGCCACCGAAAAGACGCCCGAGACGATCGAGGCGATCATCGCGCAGGCCCATCGCGACAAGGCGGCGGGGTTCGCGTGGAGCGAAGGAAATTACGAGCCCGGCATCGGATCCTGCGCGGCGGCCATTTTCGACCATACGGGCCAAGCGATTGCGGGCCTCAATGTGTCCGGTCCCGAGGCGCGATTTACCGGCAATGACGTGGCGCTCAGCGATGCCGTTCTGACGGCGGCCCGGACGGCGTCGGCCGAGCTTGGATATCTCGACGGCTAG
- a CDS encoding FAD-dependent monooxygenase, giving the protein MKLSIGICGGGVGGLCAAIALRKAGHAVEVFEKARAINRVGADINLTPNAVFALDQLGVGEYLRHSAARPSFRISRDGISGEETSRLPMSSAAEEKYGAPQLTIHRADLLDALRDQLPDGVLQLGKAAAGLDLHNGHATLGFADGGERDFDLVVGADGIHSVIRTALWGEDQPRYTGMVSYRGTFPSTKSAGLPDTDAFTKWWGEIPEKQIVTFPLTQGKEIFVFATLPQEDWSEEGWTLPGDVDDLRRSYANFHEDARKLIDALDEVTRSALHVRDPMPQWAKGRATLLGDAAHPMVPFMAQGACMAIEDAVVLGRALDDTSDDLDAALARYETERKPRTARVQESSLANDWLKKAGNADWVYGYDAWTTPLTKTQNGSSHETRI; this is encoded by the coding sequence GTGAAACTTTCCATAGGCATATGCGGGGGCGGCGTCGGCGGGTTGTGCGCAGCGATTGCCCTGCGGAAAGCCGGTCACGCTGTTGAAGTGTTCGAGAAGGCGCGCGCCATCAATCGCGTGGGCGCTGATATCAACCTGACCCCGAACGCCGTCTTCGCCCTCGATCAACTTGGTGTGGGGGAATATCTGCGCCACAGTGCGGCGCGCCCGAGTTTTCGCATCAGCCGCGACGGGATCAGCGGGGAAGAGACGTCTCGCCTGCCCATGTCATCGGCGGCGGAGGAGAAGTACGGCGCCCCGCAGTTGACGATCCACCGCGCCGATCTGCTTGATGCGCTGCGCGATCAATTGCCCGACGGCGTGTTGCAGCTTGGAAAGGCAGCGGCGGGTCTGGACCTGCACAATGGCCATGCAACGCTCGGCTTCGCGGATGGTGGTGAACGCGACTTCGATCTGGTCGTGGGCGCGGACGGTATCCATTCCGTTATCCGCACCGCGCTGTGGGGGGAGGATCAGCCACGCTATACCGGCATGGTGTCCTATCGCGGCACGTTTCCCAGCACCAAGTCGGCGGGGCTGCCGGATACGGACGCCTTTACCAAGTGGTGGGGCGAGATCCCGGAGAAACAGATCGTCACGTTCCCCCTGACGCAGGGGAAGGAAATCTTCGTGTTCGCGACCCTGCCGCAGGAGGATTGGTCCGAGGAAGGCTGGACGCTGCCCGGGGATGTCGACGACCTCCGCCGGTCCTATGCCAATTTCCACGAGGATGCGCGCAAGCTGATCGACGCGCTCGACGAGGTCACGCGATCCGCGCTCCACGTGCGCGATCCGATGCCGCAATGGGCCAAGGGGCGCGCGACGTTGCTGGGGGATGCGGCCCATCCGATGGTCCCGTTCATGGCGCAGGGCGCGTGCATGGCGATCGAGGATGCCGTGGTCCTGGGCCGCGCGCTTGATGACACATCGGACGATCTGGACGCCGCGCTTGCGCGGTACGAAACGGAACGCAAGCCCCGCACCGCGCGGGTCCAGGAAAGCTCGCTTGCCAATGACTGGCTCAAGAAAGCCGGCAATGCGGATTGGGTCTACGGCTATGACGCCTGGACCACGCCGCTTACCAAAACACAAAACGGGAGTTCCCATGAAACACGCATTTAA